Within Candidatus Rubrimentiphilum sp., the genomic segment ATCTGCCGATTCCCGACAACAGCGAGATGGACGTCGTGCGCCATTACACGCGGCTCTCGCAGCGAACGTTCGGCATCGACGTCGGGTTCTATCCGCTCGGCTCGTGCACGATGAAGTACAATCCGCGCGTTAACGACGCGATGGCGAGTCTGCCGGCGCTTCGCGATCTCCATCCGTATACGCCGGATGCTTTGGCGCAAGGCGCGCTGCGCATCATGTACGAGCTCGAGCGCAGCCTCTGCTCGCTCTTCGGCATGGCGGCATTTTCGCTGAATCCGGCGGCCGGCGCGCACGCCGAACTGGCCGCACTGCTGATTGCGAAGGCCTACTTTAAAGATCGCGGCGAGACGCATCGCGATAAAGTGATCGTCCCCGACACCGCGCACGGCACGAACCCGGCGTCCGCGGCGATGGTCGGCTTCAAAGTCATCTCGCTCAAGAGCGACAAGCGCGGGCGCGTGAGCGTCGACGAAATCAAGAAGCATCTCGGACCTGACACCGCGGTCTGCATGATGACCAACCCGAACACGCTCGGCCTGTTCGAAGATCACGTCCACGAGATCACCAAAGCCGTGCACGAAGCGGGCGGCCTGTGCTACTACGACGGCGCCAATGCCAACGCGCTTATGGGCAACGCGCGGCCGGGCGACATGGGCTTCGATCTGATGCACCTCAATCTGCACAAGACGTTCACGATTCCGCACGGCGGCGGCGGTGCCGGCGCGGGGCCGCTCGGTGTAGCGAAGCATCTGATGGATTTCTTGCCCACGCCGTACGTGCGGAAGAAGGACGACTCGTTCTCGCTCGACTTCGATGTGCCCAAGAGCATCGGCCCGATGCGTTCGTTCTGGTCGAATTTCGCGCACGTCGTGCGCGCGCTAGCGTATATTTACGCCAACGGCGCGGACGGCCTTACAAAAGTTTCGCAACTGGCGGTGCTCAACGCGAATTACCTGCGCGTGAAGATCCGGGAGTTCTTGGAGACGCCATACGACGAGATCTGCCGCCACGAGTTCGTCGCTTCAGCGCAAGAACTGAAGAAGACGACCGGCGTGCGGGCCCTGGACATCGCCAAAGCGTTGCTCGACCGCGGCTACATGGCGCCGACGATCTATTTTCCGCTGATCGTGCCGGAGTGCTTGATGATCGAGCCGACCGAAACTGAGTCGAAAGAAACGCTCGACGGATTCGTCGACGCGCTGCGCGACATCGTCGAAACGGCGAAGCGCGAACCGGAGAAAATCCTAGCCGCGCCAGAAACAACAGTTGTCGGCCGCCTGGACGAAACGCGCGCTGCCCGCCAACCCGACCTCAGGTGGCGCGCTAACTCAGCTTCTTGACGGCGTTCGTCCTGGCAGCGGCGATGGCCGTCGCACAACCAGCGCCTGCGCAAAATGCGGCCGAATCCGCGGCGCTCGCCCAAATCGTTCGGCGCGGCATAGTGGAAGCGCCGAACCATTTCTTGCGAATTCGCGGACGCCGTCTGGCCGATGGAGCGTATGCCGTCGCGATGCCGCTCGGACACGGGTTCTTCACTTGCAACATCGTGGATATGTCCGACAACGTAGATTCTCATTGGGAACTTGTGTGCCGCTCGAAACCGCACCGCGAGTCCGCATACTATCTAGCGCCCGTTCTAAAGCGCGTAGTCTCAGCTAATATCCCGAAGATACTCGATGATTTTGAAAAAGACGACGATTCGGTCGGCGACCTGACAT encodes:
- the gcvPB gene encoding aminomethyl-transferring glycine dehydrogenase subunit GcvPB gives rise to the protein MPQLASDHTASPLIFESGQDGRANRYFGAEEPLKKYLPATALRDDLPIPDNSEMDVVRHYTRLSQRTFGIDVGFYPLGSCTMKYNPRVNDAMASLPALRDLHPYTPDALAQGALRIMYELERSLCSLFGMAAFSLNPAAGAHAELAALLIAKAYFKDRGETHRDKVIVPDTAHGTNPASAAMVGFKVISLKSDKRGRVSVDEIKKHLGPDTAVCMMTNPNTLGLFEDHVHEITKAVHEAGGLCYYDGANANALMGNARPGDMGFDLMHLNLHKTFTIPHGGGGAGAGPLGVAKHLMDFLPTPYVRKKDDSFSLDFDVPKSIGPMRSFWSNFAHVVRALAYIYANGADGLTKVSQLAVLNANYLRVKIREFLETPYDEICRHEFVASAQELKKTTGVRALDIAKALLDRGYMAPTIYFPLIVPECLMIEPTETESKETLDGFVDALRDIVETAKREPEKILAAPETTVVGRLDETRAARQPDLRWRANSAS